The following coding sequences are from one Shewanella eurypsychrophilus window:
- the hisF gene encoding imidazole glycerol phosphate synthase subunit HisF, which translates to MLAKRIVPCLDVKDGKVVKGVQFRNHEVVGDIVPLAARYAAEGADELVFYDITASAHSRVIDKSWVSRVAEQIDIPFCVAGGIRSIEQAREKLAFGADKISINSPALSDPSLIERLQDEFGRQCIVIGIDSYYDSESDSYKVKQFTGDEAATKDTQWFTQDWVQEVQKRGCGEIVLNVMNQDGVRQGYDLKQLSIVREICDVPLIASGGAGTMAHFKEVFEIAKVDAALAASVFHKGIIDIQALKTYLGKQNIAIRC; encoded by the coding sequence ATGCTCGCTAAAAGGATTGTCCCCTGTTTGGATGTTAAAGATGGCAAAGTCGTAAAAGGTGTCCAATTTAGAAACCATGAGGTTGTCGGCGATATCGTGCCATTGGCTGCACGTTATGCCGCAGAAGGCGCCGATGAACTGGTTTTTTATGATATTACTGCCAGTGCCCATAGCAGGGTTATCGACAAGTCTTGGGTGAGCCGCGTTGCAGAGCAAATAGATATCCCCTTCTGCGTCGCAGGTGGAATAAGAAGCATAGAGCAAGCCCGTGAAAAGCTGGCCTTTGGTGCGGATAAAATCTCGATTAACTCACCGGCCCTTAGCGATCCGAGTTTAATCGAACGCTTACAAGATGAATTTGGCCGTCAATGTATCGTTATCGGTATCGACTCTTATTATGATAGCGAATCAGATAGCTATAAGGTCAAACAGTTTACCGGAGATGAAGCCGCAACTAAGGACACCCAATGGTTTACCCAAGATTGGGTCCAGGAAGTGCAAAAACGTGGATGCGGTGAAATCGTTCTCAATGTGATGAACCAAGATGGTGTACGTCAGGGCTATGACTTAAAGCAACTGTCCATAGTGCGAGAGATCTGTGACGTGCCGCTTATCGCCTCTGGCGGCGCCGGCACCATGGCGCATTTTAAAGAGGTATTCGAAATTGCAAAAGTCGATGCCGCTTTGGCCGCTAGTGTGTTCCATAAAGGGATCATAGATATTCAAGCACTTAAAACATACCTTGGTAAGCAAAATATTGCGATCCGCTGTTAA
- the hisA gene encoding 1-(5-phosphoribosyl)-5-[(5-phosphoribosylamino)methylideneamino]imidazole-4-carboxamide isomerase: MIIPAIDLIEGQVVRLYQGDYNQKTTFDLSPLTQLKSYQDQGANWLHIVDLTGAKDPDARQTRLIAELVAGLDANIQVGGGIRTEAQVAELLEIGVKRVVIGSLAVKETALVQSWFEKYGPEAICLALDVNIDENGEKIVAVSGWQSGGGKSLESLVDAFKPYGLKHALVTDISRDGTLKGANNELYQEISSSYPDINWQASGGIATLNDVAAVRDSGANGIIIGKALLIENFNVEQAIECWPNNAVASTSGGSDAR, from the coding sequence ATGATCATTCCAGCAATCGATCTCATTGAAGGTCAAGTAGTTCGCCTCTATCAAGGTGATTATAATCAAAAAACAACCTTTGATTTATCGCCTCTGACACAACTCAAATCTTATCAAGATCAAGGAGCCAACTGGTTACATATTGTCGATTTGACCGGGGCTAAAGATCCCGATGCACGCCAGACCCGATTAATCGCTGAGCTGGTTGCTGGTCTCGATGCCAACATTCAAGTAGGCGGCGGTATTCGCACTGAAGCGCAAGTGGCAGAGCTGCTAGAAATTGGCGTAAAACGTGTCGTCATCGGCTCGCTTGCAGTGAAAGAAACAGCCCTGGTACAAAGCTGGTTTGAAAAATATGGACCAGAAGCCATCTGCTTAGCCTTGGATGTCAATATTGATGAAAATGGCGAGAAGATCGTCGCCGTATCTGGCTGGCAAAGTGGCGGTGGCAAGTCTCTCGAGTCTTTGGTAGACGCCTTCAAACCCTATGGATTAAAACATGCCTTGGTGACCGATATTAGTCGTGATGGCACGCTTAAAGGGGCAAATAACGAACTCTATCAAGAAATTTCATCCAGTTATCCGGACATTAACTGGCAAGCTTCTGGTGGCATAGCCACACTCAATGACGTCGCAGCCGTGAGAGACAGTGGCGCCAATGGGATTATCATTGGCAAAGCACTGCTCATCGAGAACTTTAATGTTGAACAGGCCATTGAATGTTGGCCAAATAATGCTGTAGCCAGCACATCTGGAGGTAGCGATGCTCGCTAA
- the hisH gene encoding imidazole glycerol phosphate synthase subunit HisH → MSPATKTISSTVIIDTGCSNLSSVRYAFERLTDDVSVSDDHEVIKAAQRVVLPGVGTAGAAMSSLKSKQLVELIQNLKQPVLGVCLGMQMMSEKSKEQGGRDASNKTVGTETDCECLGLIPISITDLDSQGQPLPHMGWNQISPSSHPLFKGVEAGSYVYFVHSYKAAISEFTIATCEYGETFSAAIAKDNFMGVQFHPEKSAEVGSHILSNFLALDTESLNKAKWALNQQQDRENRT, encoded by the coding sequence ATGAGTCCAGCAACTAAGACAATAAGCTCGACCGTGATTATTGATACTGGCTGCTCTAACTTAAGTTCTGTTCGTTATGCTTTCGAGCGTCTCACCGATGACGTTTCCGTCAGTGATGACCATGAGGTCATCAAAGCAGCGCAGCGTGTGGTACTTCCTGGGGTTGGCACGGCAGGCGCCGCCATGTCTTCACTGAAGAGTAAGCAACTTGTCGAGCTTATTCAAAATCTTAAACAGCCGGTGTTGGGTGTTTGTCTAGGCATGCAGATGATGTCAGAGAAATCAAAAGAGCAAGGCGGACGCGACGCGAGTAACAAGACAGTTGGTACAGAGACAGATTGTGAATGTTTAGGGTTAATACCGATATCAATCACAGATCTTGATAGCCAAGGTCAACCACTGCCTCACATGGGCTGGAATCAAATTAGTCCCTCATCACACCCTTTATTTAAAGGTGTAGAAGCGGGTAGTTATGTGTATTTCGTCCATAGCTATAAAGCCGCAATAAGCGAGTTTACTATCGCAACCTGTGAATATGGTGAAACTTTTAGTGCAGCCATCGCTAAAGATAACTTTATGGGGGTGCAGTTCCACCCAGAAAAGAGTGCAGAAGTTGGCTCGCATATTTTGAGTAATTTTCTGGCACTCGATACCGAATCATTGAACAAGGCAAAATGGGCACTAAATCAGCAACAAGATAGGGAGAACAGAACATGA